A window from Candidatus Microthrix parvicella Bio17-1 encodes these proteins:
- a CDS encoding HAD family hydrolase, with protein MTTGQSSGKPCSKKPDVALLDFDGTLRSGIAILDFTAQLIQTFDLSSVYTKIQRSVALYQDGQLGYDQLTVDLPRLYAEALRGLAVDDVKNQADAFVASDPIAREKDSFARELTKMLGAAGLGIFVISGAPAVVLEAFSGVLRFSEYYGVEVGVDGSNYDGRLMLNPATRSAKTLLVNQLADRCVPRFGAGDSDADAPLLASSPLGIVVGMEAKISASYETLRLAEQGSWSASDRGRLERLLKLVLGGSLGR; from the coding sequence ATGACAACCGGCCAGAGCAGCGGCAAACCATGTAGCAAAAAGCCGGATGTCGCTCTCTTGGACTTTGATGGCACGCTTCGCTCGGGCATCGCCATCTTGGATTTCACTGCTCAGCTCATACAGACGTTTGACCTCTCTTCTGTCTATACAAAGATTCAACGCTCAGTCGCCCTATACCAAGATGGTCAGCTCGGATACGATCAACTGACGGTCGATCTACCACGACTCTATGCTGAGGCTTTACGCGGACTCGCCGTTGACGATGTAAAGAATCAGGCCGATGCATTCGTGGCCAGCGATCCGATTGCGAGAGAGAAAGACTCATTCGCGCGTGAACTGACCAAGATGTTGGGTGCCGCAGGACTAGGAATTTTCGTGATTTCTGGCGCACCAGCCGTCGTACTTGAAGCGTTCAGTGGAGTGTTGAGATTCAGTGAATATTACGGCGTTGAAGTAGGGGTGGATGGCTCGAACTACGATGGCCGCCTCATGCTGAATCCGGCCACTCGATCGGCCAAAACTCTGCTAGTCAACCAGCTGGCCGACCGTTGCGTCCCTCGGTTTGGCGCTGGCGACTCTGATGCTGATGCGCCACTACTCGCGTCATCACCGTTGGGCATAGTAGTCGGTATGGAAGCCAAGATTTCGGCCAGCTACGAGACCCTGCGGCTTGCGGAGCAGGGGAGTTGGTCCGCAAGCGACCGCGGGCGGTTAGAACGACTGCTCAAGTTGGTCCTGGGTGGTTCTCTTGGGCGCTGA
- a CDS encoding HIT domain-containing protein, whose protein sequence is MAAEPDPYCDLILAGKAPVDVVLEGHELLSFHHPSPSFAPVQVMIIPKRHILSLADLAVNETSLCEELLRTLAMLAARVEEEHGQARVVTNLGGLQRSRHMHWHIIAQAERVEPPEQPRNETERLWREYWRYREWVDSPRE, encoded by the coding sequence ATGGCAGCCGAACCAGATCCCTACTGTGATCTCATACTGGCAGGCAAGGCGCCGGTGGACGTTGTTCTTGAGGGCCATGAATTGCTTTCCTTCCATCACCCGAGTCCATCGTTCGCTCCAGTGCAGGTTATGATCATACCCAAGAGGCACATTCTGTCTCTGGCCGACCTAGCGGTGAATGAGACGTCGCTGTGTGAAGAACTGCTGCGGACTCTCGCCATGCTGGCAGCCAGGGTCGAAGAGGAGCATGGCCAGGCTCGAGTTGTCACGAATCTGGGAGGTCTTCAGCGTTCCCGCCACATGCATTGGCACATCATCGCTCAAGCTGAGAGGGTCGAGCCTCCGGAGCAACCCCGAAACGAAACAGAACGATTGTGGCGGGAATACTGGCGCTATCGAGAATGGGTCGAC